The Miscanthus floridulus cultivar M001 chromosome 7, ASM1932011v1, whole genome shotgun sequence genome includes a region encoding these proteins:
- the LOC136465595 gene encoding uncharacterized protein → MEGHDGDDMNGAGYNGDHGIDGTTHGNDARTRDFLAPVNPWCHAGGSGLFPDAAQTFSGSSSFNQSWLGLESLDLNSGEDWTLSNTRQTGLYRTLRFSMTYGAMKLPLAIGQSDLMKFRKGLPEYLDQMDKMFTGNTVDGSTSFIAGESGTIDLDGTSSDEEAAYEQDDQLTPLSIGNKRASSTSTNASSPRKRSKSPALRAMDNNMRTHNEIANHRLCLMESMFEHRKQEDHNSQSALSQKIDRVTQIAKEMGISAQTPTLFRGLYNIIHNESDMDFFLANGPEERMIIIEQATPVDVVSAAATHCADPWDDLEEMMMAELEHAEDDDAFMYGMYQYALHIDKHLNRAEYRQPAMTGLEWVQRKLGDSKAYYSMFRMSPPMFHRLHDLLVQSYGLKSSTKSTSIEALGMFLWMIGAPQSVRQAEDRFERSLGTVSNMLHKILKCMVKLATDIIKPVDPQFRTMHPRLRNRRFYPYFKDCIGAIDGTHVPCVVPNHKFVQHLCRKGMTTQNVMAVCDFDMRFIFVLAGWLGSVHDMRVFNDGTTTYSHVFPHPPAGKYYLVDSGYPNRLGYLAPYKGTKYHLQEYRDAPEPQGKEETFNYAHSCLRNVIERSFGVLKMKWHILHQIPSYAPHKQSQIIVACCALHNFIRISGIEDRHFARCDRDDNYVPRQASDNQPDPEEVEDESDLMNEFCDSIAYALLNHS, encoded by the exons ATGGAAGGACACGACGGCGACGACATGAATGGCGCCGGCTACAATGGCGACCACGGCATCGACGGCACCACCCACGGCAACGACGCGCGCACCAGGGATTTCCTGGCGCCCGTTAATCCCTGGTGCCATGCCGGCGGTAGCGGCCTCTTCCCCGACGCGGCGCAAACCTTCTCAGGTTCCAGCAGCTTCAACCAGTCCTGGCTGGGGTTGGAGTCGCTGGAtctcaactccggcgaggacTGGAC GCTATCAAACACAAGGCAAACTGGACTGTACCGAACACTCAGATTTTCTATGACATATGGTGCCATGAAATTGCCATTGGCAATT GGGCAATCTGATTTGATGAAGTTCAGGAAAGGTTTGCCTGAGTATTTAGATCAAATGGACAAAATGTTTACTGGAAACACAGTAGATGGCTCCACCTCCTTTATTGCTGGTGAAAGTGGTACTATTGACTTGGATGGTACAAGCTCTGATGAAGAGGCAGCATATGAACAGGATGACCAGCTAACCCCACTTAGCATTGGCAACAAGAgggccagcagcacaagcaccaaTGCCTCCAGCCCACGCAAGAGGTCCAAGAGCCCAGCACTGAGGGCAATGGACAACAACATGAGGACACACAATGAAATTGCCAACCATAGGCTCTGCCTGATGGAGAGCATGTTTGAGCACAGGAAGCAAGAGGATCACAATTCACAGTCGGCCCTTAGCCAGAAGATAGACAGGGTCACCCAGATAGCAAAGGAGATGGGTATAAGTGCACAGACTCCAACATTGTTTAGGGGGTTGTACAACATCATCCACAATGAAAGTGATATGGACTTCTTCCTTGCCAATGGCCCTGAAGAAAGGATGATCATCATCGAGCAAGCTACGCCG GTTGATGTTGTATCAGCAGCAGCAACCCATTGTGCAGACCCTTGGGATGATTTAGAAGAGATGATGATGGCTGAGTTAGAGCatgctgaagatgatgatgctttTATGTATGGTATGTACCAGTATGCCCTGCACATTGACAAGCATTTGAATAGGGCTGAGTATAGGCAACCTGCCATGACTGGTTTGGAATGGGTACAGAGGAAGCTTGGGGATAGCAAGGCCTATTATAGCATGTTTAGAATGAGCCCACCTATGTTCCATAGACTGCATGATCTTTTAGTACAATCATATGGCCTGAAATCTAGTACTAAGTCCACCTCGATTGAGGCTCTAGGGATGTTTCTTTGGATGATTGGGGCACCACAATCTGTTAGGCAAGCCGAGGACAGATTTGAGAGGTCTCTAGGGACTGTCTCCAACATGTTACACAAAATTTTGAAGTGTATGGTGAAGCTTGCTACTGACATCATTAAGCCTGTCGACCCacaatttagaacaatgcatccTAGACTGAGAAACCGTAGGTTCTATCCCTACTTCAAGGACTGCATAGGGGCTATAGATGGGACTCATGTACCTTGTGTGGTGCCCAATCATAAGTTTGTGCAGCACTTGTGCCGCAAGGGCATGACTACACAAAATGTCATGGCTGTCTGTGACTTTGACATGAGATTTATATTTGTTCTTGCTGGTTGGCTGGGGTCTGTGCATGACATGAGAGTATTCAATGATGGAACAACAACATACAGCCATGTCTTCCCGCATCCACCTGCAG GGAAATATTACCTTGTGGACTCCGGGTACCCTAACCGGCTAGGTTACCTTGCTCCTTACAAGGGAACTAAGTACCATCTGCAGGAGTATCGAGATGCCCCAGAACCCCAAGGTAAAGAGGAGACCTTCAATTATGCACATTCATGTCTTAGGAATGTCATTGAAAGGTCATTTGGAGTTTTGAAAATGAAGTGGCACATCTTGCATCAGATCCCTTCGTATGCACCTCATAAACAAAGCCAAATCATAGTTGCATGTTGTGCTCTACATAATTTCATTAGGATAAGTGGCATAGAGGATAGACACTTTGCAAGGTGTGACCGTGATGATAACTATGTGCCGCGACAAGCGTCTGACAATCAGCCTGACCCCGAGGAAGTTGAGGATGAGTCTGATCTGATGAATGAATTTTGTGATTCGATTGCTTATGCTTTGCTAAACCATTCTTGA